Proteins found in one Sphingobium sp. V4 genomic segment:
- a CDS encoding MerR family transcriptional regulator, with the protein MKKAEGAFLTISELAGELGLPQHILRYWETRFPQLRPLQRSGNRRYYRPDDVALARRIHHLLHVEGFTVKGAQKALADGEGAAGAAPADAPAEDLVVRLEGIRAALAAALKL; encoded by the coding sequence ATGAAAAAAGCGGAGGGGGCCTTTCTTACGATCAGTGAACTGGCCGGCGAGCTGGGTTTGCCCCAACATATATTGCGCTATTGGGAAACGCGCTTTCCCCAGCTGCGGCCGCTGCAGCGATCGGGCAATCGCCGCTATTATCGGCCGGATGATGTGGCGCTGGCGCGGCGCATCCACCATCTGCTCCATGTCGAGGGCTTCACCGTCAAGGGCGCGCAGAAGGCGCTGGCCGACGGGGAGGGCGCCGCTGGGGCGGCGCCTGCCGACGCACCGGCGGAGGATCTGGTCGTGCGGCTCGAGGGCATACGCGCCGCGCTGGCCGCTGCGCTGAAACTCTGA
- a CDS encoding lysine--tRNA ligase produces the protein MTMSDILRSAAQASKAWPYEEARKLLKRYPGAAPDKGHILFETGYGPSGLPHIGTFNEVLRTTMVRNAFHALSDIPTRLVAFSDDMDGLRKVPDNVPNQAMLTEYLGKPLTQVPDPFEKYESFAHHNNAMLREFLDRFGFDYEFVSATERYNAGAFDEALRQVLRRYQAIMDIMLPTLRKERQATYSPVLPISPKSGIVLQVPVEVIDAEAGLVRFEDEGEMIEQSILSGGAKLQWKVDWAMRWYALGVDYEMAGKDLIDSVTQSSKICRALGGRPPEGFNYEMFLDEKGEKISKSKGNGLSLEQWLTYGPQESLAFYAYREPKKAKQLHMGVIPRAVDEYWQFRGNYPRQAIEQQLGNPVHHIHDGKLPEGELPVTFGLLLNLVGVMGDASSDQVWGYLQNYVPGASAETYPELDALIGHALAYHRDFVAPTLQRRAPEPNEAAALARLDSELAALPGEATAEDIQNIVYAIGKDEAFGFAELRDWFKALYQTLLGADQGPRMGSFIALYGVENSRKLIAEALAG, from the coding sequence ATGACCATGTCCGACATTCTCCGCAGCGCCGCTCAGGCGTCCAAGGCTTGGCCCTATGAGGAAGCCCGGAAGCTGCTCAAGCGCTACCCCGGTGCTGCGCCCGACAAGGGGCATATCCTGTTCGAAACCGGCTATGGCCCGTCGGGCCTGCCGCATATCGGCACCTTCAACGAAGTGCTGCGCACCACCATGGTCCGCAACGCCTTCCACGCGCTGTCGGATATCCCGACCCGGCTGGTGGCGTTCAGCGACGACATGGACGGGCTGCGCAAGGTGCCGGACAATGTCCCCAACCAGGCGATGCTGACCGAATATCTGGGCAAGCCGCTGACGCAGGTACCCGATCCCTTCGAGAAATATGAGAGTTTCGCGCATCATAACAATGCGATGCTGCGCGAGTTTCTCGACCGTTTCGGATTCGACTATGAATTCGTCTCGGCGACCGAGCGCTACAATGCAGGTGCCTTCGACGAAGCGCTGCGCCAGGTGCTGCGCCGTTACCAGGCGATCATGGACATCATGCTGCCGACCCTGCGCAAGGAACGGCAGGCGACCTATTCGCCGGTGCTGCCGATCAGCCCGAAGAGCGGCATCGTGCTTCAGGTGCCGGTCGAGGTGATCGACGCAGAGGCCGGTCTCGTCCGTTTCGAGGATGAGGGCGAGATGATCGAGCAGTCGATCCTTTCGGGCGGTGCCAAGCTGCAATGGAAGGTCGACTGGGCGATGCGCTGGTACGCGCTGGGCGTCGACTATGAAATGGCGGGCAAGGATCTGATCGATTCGGTGACGCAGTCGTCGAAAATCTGCCGCGCGCTCGGCGGCCGCCCGCCCGAAGGCTTCAACTATGAGATGTTCCTCGACGAAAAGGGCGAGAAAATCTCCAAGTCCAAGGGCAACGGTCTCAGCCTGGAACAATGGCTGACCTATGGCCCGCAGGAGAGCCTGGCTTTCTACGCCTATCGCGAGCCGAAGAAGGCCAAGCAGCTGCACATGGGCGTGATCCCGCGCGCGGTCGACGAATATTGGCAGTTCCGCGGCAATTATCCCCGCCAAGCGATCGAGCAGCAACTGGGCAACCCGGTGCATCACATCCACGACGGCAAGCTGCCGGAGGGGGAACTGCCGGTCACGTTCGGCCTGTTGCTGAACCTTGTGGGCGTGATGGGTGACGCCAGCAGCGACCAGGTCTGGGGCTATCTCCAGAATTATGTGCCCGGCGCGAGCGCGGAGACCTATCCCGAGCTCGATGCGCTGATCGGCCATGCGCTGGCCTATCACCGCGATTTCGTAGCCCCGACGCTCCAGCGGCGCGCGCCCGAGCCGAACGAGGCTGCGGCGCTCGCCCGGCTGGACTCGGAACTGGCGGCGCTGCCGGGCGAGGCTACGGCTGAAGATATCCAGAATATCGTCTACGCCATCGGCAAGGATGAGGCGTTCGGCTTCGCCGAACTGCGCGACTGGTTCAAGGCGCTTTACCAGACGCTGCTGGGCGCCGACCAGGGACCGCGCATGGGCAGCTTCATCGCGCTCTATGGTGTTGAAAACAGCCGCAAGCTGATCGCAGAGGCGTTGGCGGGATAA
- a CDS encoding beta-ketoacyl-ACP synthase III, with protein sequence MIRRSILLGTGSALPARIVTNAELAQTVDTSDEWIVERTGIRTRHIAGEGETTATLATDAALAALDAAGLAAQEIDLIILATATPDQTFPAAATKVQAALGIDDCVAFDVAAVCSGFLYAVTVADSMIRSGAANRALVIGSETFSRILDWEDRTTCVLFGDGAGAIVLGAEESLEGARGILASKLHADGRHNQLLYVDGGPSTTQTVGKLRMKGQEVFRHAVVNLASVLTEVMTQVGLPATEIDWLVPHQANARILDATARKLKLPADRVIMTVDRHANTSAASVPLALDVAVRDGRIKPGDLVVLEAMGGGFTWGACVLRV encoded by the coding sequence GTGATCCGCCGTTCGATCCTTCTGGGGACGGGCTCGGCCCTGCCCGCGCGCATCGTCACCAATGCGGAACTGGCGCAGACCGTCGACACCAGCGACGAATGGATCGTCGAGCGCACTGGCATCCGCACCCGCCATATCGCGGGCGAGGGCGAGACGACCGCGACGCTCGCCACCGATGCCGCCCTTGCCGCGCTGGACGCCGCCGGCCTCGCCGCACAGGAGATCGACCTCATCATCCTGGCGACGGCGACGCCGGACCAGACCTTCCCCGCCGCCGCGACCAAGGTGCAGGCGGCGCTGGGCATCGACGACTGCGTCGCCTTCGACGTCGCCGCAGTCTGTTCGGGCTTCCTCTATGCCGTGACCGTGGCTGACAGCATGATCCGGTCGGGGGCGGCCAATCGCGCGCTGGTGATCGGGTCGGAGACGTTCAGCCGCATCCTCGACTGGGAGGATCGCACGACCTGCGTCCTCTTCGGCGACGGTGCCGGCGCGATTGTGCTGGGTGCGGAGGAAAGCTTGGAGGGCGCGCGCGGCATCCTGGCGTCGAAGCTGCACGCAGACGGCCGCCACAATCAGCTTCTCTATGTCGATGGCGGTCCATCGACCACGCAGACGGTCGGCAAGCTGCGGATGAAGGGGCAGGAAGTGTTCCGCCATGCCGTGGTCAACCTCGCCTCCGTCCTGACCGAGGTGATGACGCAGGTCGGGCTGCCGGCCACCGAGATCGACTGGCTGGTTCCGCACCAGGCCAATGCCCGCATCCTCGACGCGACGGCGCGCAAGCTCAAGCTACCGGCCGACCGGGTCATCATGACCGTGGATCGCCATGCCAACACATCGGCCGCCTCGGTGCCGCTGGCGCTGGACGTCGCCGTCCGCGACGGCCGGATCAAGCCGGGTGATCTGGTCGTGCTGGAAGCGATGGGCGGCGGCTTCACCTGGGGCGCCTGCGTCCTTCGGGTCTAA
- a CDS encoding histidine phosphatase family protein, whose amino-acid sequence MKRLTLLRHAKSDWDDPVARDFDRPLNRRGEKAALLMGQFAAKRNMAFDFLVASPAVRVVQTLDTFFAGYGETLDAHWDRRIYLASAPTLLDVVRDLPDSAAHVLMAGHNPGFEELILDLVPDDGANPLREDVEVKFPTASLAVLDLAIDHWRQAATKGATLASFTRPRDLDPALGPGTR is encoded by the coding sequence ATGAAGCGTCTGACCCTGTTGCGCCACGCCAAATCGGACTGGGATGATCCGGTGGCGCGCGATTTCGACCGGCCTCTGAACCGCCGGGGAGAGAAGGCCGCGCTGCTGATGGGCCAGTTCGCCGCAAAACGGAACATGGCGTTCGACTTTCTGGTCGCCTCTCCCGCGGTGCGGGTGGTGCAGACGCTGGACACATTCTTCGCCGGCTATGGCGAGACGCTGGACGCCCATTGGGATCGCCGCATCTATCTCGCCTCCGCGCCGACCCTGCTGGACGTGGTGCGCGACCTGCCCGACAGCGCCGCACATGTGCTGATGGCGGGGCATAATCCGGGCTTCGAGGAACTGATACTGGACCTGGTGCCCGACGATGGCGCCAATCCGCTGCGCGAGGATGTGGAGGTCAAGTTCCCGACAGCCAGCCTGGCCGTGCTGGACCTGGCGATCGACCACTGGCGCCAGGCGGCGACCAAGGGCGCGACGCTGGCCAGCTTCACCCGCCCGCGCGACCTGGACCCCGCGCTGGGGCCGGGGACGCGCTGA
- a CDS encoding RcnB family protein encodes MFRKMMLAGLMGATLLGGIAPAYAQAQAGQERGNRGERAARAGGDGAGWRGERPNQPRGEGGAQRWQQRGDAGGQRWQQRAAQPPAGQMAPPRPDSRWRGEPNLPANRAVEQAVRERREQRQDWRDDRRDDRQEWRGDRRDDRQDARNDRRDDRQDWRNDRRDDRQDWRNDRRDDRRWTDNRGWSGTSWNNGRRYDDRTRWSSQRRWDNGWRNDRRYDWSSYRSRYGDRYRIGRYYAPRGWDYGYRRFSVGIFLNSLLYSNSYWLSDPYAYRLPPAYGTLRWVRYYDDALLVDLRDGYVVDVIHDFFW; translated from the coding sequence ATGTTCAGGAAAATGATGCTGGCCGGCCTGATGGGCGCGACACTGCTGGGCGGGATCGCGCCCGCTTATGCCCAGGCGCAGGCGGGGCAGGAACGCGGCAATCGCGGCGAGCGCGCTGCCCGGGCGGGTGGCGACGGCGCGGGCTGGCGCGGCGAACGCCCAAACCAGCCGCGCGGCGAGGGCGGCGCGCAACGCTGGCAACAGCGCGGCGATGCTGGCGGGCAGCGCTGGCAGCAGCGTGCGGCCCAACCGCCTGCCGGACAAATGGCCCCGCCGCGCCCCGATTCACGCTGGCGCGGGGAACCCAACCTGCCCGCCAACCGCGCCGTCGAGCAGGCGGTGCGCGAACGGCGCGAGCAGCGACAGGATTGGCGCGACGATCGGCGGGACGATCGACAGGAGTGGCGCGGCGACCGGCGCGATGACCGGCAGGATGCGCGGAACGACCGCCGCGACGATCGCCAGGACTGGCGCAACGACCGCAGGGATGACCGGCAGGACTGGCGGAACGACCGGCGCGACGACCGGCGCTGGACCGACAATCGCGGCTGGAGCGGCACCAGCTGGAACAATGGCCGCCGCTACGACGACCGCACCCGCTGGAGCAGCCAGCGGCGCTGGGACAATGGCTGGCGCAACGATCGCCGCTATGACTGGAGCAGCTATCGCAGCCGCTATGGCGACCGCTACCGGATCGGCCGCTATTATGCCCCGCGCGGCTGGGACTATGGCTATCGGCGCTTTTCGGTGGGGATATTCCTCAACAGCCTGCTCTATTCCAACAGCTACTGGCTGAGCGATCCCTATGCCTATCGCCTGCCGCCCGCCTACGGCACGCTGCGCTGGGTGCGTTATTATGACGATGCGCTGCTGGTCGATCTGCGCGACGGCTATGTCGTCGACGTGATCCATGATTTCTTCTGGTAG
- a CDS encoding PilZ domain-containing protein codes for MHIQRSRERVSVDIPIVVTTVLDSLEGTIIDLSEGGAQVVGCSLPAGSSCQIDLDGFITFGTVRWSEEDRMGIRFPYELSDGPLFDRLELARAAKRTPAAFQPRIQAMMGGGGFGRRIG; via the coding sequence ATGCACATACAGCGCAGCCGTGAGCGCGTCTCGGTGGACATCCCGATCGTCGTGACGACGGTACTCGACAGCCTGGAAGGCACGATCATCGACCTGAGCGAAGGCGGGGCGCAGGTCGTGGGGTGCAGCCTCCCTGCCGGCAGTTCCTGCCAGATCGATCTGGATGGCTTCATCACCTTCGGCACGGTGCGTTGGTCCGAAGAGGACCGGATGGGCATCCGCTTTCCCTATGAACTGAGCGACGGACCGCTGTTCGACCGGCTCGAACTGGCCCGCGCTGCAAAGCGCACGCCCGCCGCGTTCCAGCCCCGCATTCAGGCGATGATGGGCGGTGGTGGATTCGGACGCCGGATCGGCTGA
- a CDS encoding ATP-dependent DNA helicase, with translation MIDPATLPALHASHGGIWLRDDGRTQALAKGQAIARAAETPVLLLNAPLTGQRLGYPDLNGLDLLELWAFLHPARFLVPTPKGLAQALDLPAPTHEGDIPALLQQGATLLLARLASPDWPEREGGWTAAQALHRLRWPWSPLVAPRIARPKEAERWLFSKLPEWEEAQPRPAPRSITLPEHQVLARLDALTGAMAEPRPGQRAYAAAASTAFRPRQHRDQPNMLLAEAGTGIGKTLGYLAPASLWAGEAQGTVWVSTYTKALQRQLDRESLRLFPDPAVAARRVVVRKGRENYLCLLNLEDALQGGFSGRAAILAQLVARWAAFSKDGDMVGGDLPGWLPTLFRRNGSTALTDRRGECIYAGCPHYRKCFIERSARASVDADIVIANHALVMINAARGRETGQRPQRIIFDEGHHLFDAADSTFSVALSGQEAIELRRWIMGPEGGSRGRRRGLAARLSDMASYDEEGGQAIRAAVDAAQALPADDWLKRVVAGEPFGPLEALLGAVRGTVYARAADAGEADAGYGLETELAEPDGALVEAAQEAALALDALVKPLVRLARRLEAVIEDAPDWLDGPARARIEGAVASLGWRRDLIAAWLALLARIGGPADPDYVDWMTVDRIEGREFDIGIHRHWLDPTRPLAETVLKPAQGVIVTSATLKGGGEWDNAERRSGARHLPHGAERFEATSPFDYPGRAEVLIVTDIKRGDIAALSGAYGRLIEAAGGGTLGLFTAIRRLRAVHARIADRLARGGLPLYAQHVDPMDTGTLVDIFRDDPRASLLGTDALRDGVDVPGHSLRLVVMEGVPWSKPTVLHAARRLAGGGNAYDDRLIRARLAQAFGRLIRRAEDRGSFVILSAAMPSRLLTAFPPGTPIRRLTLDEAIIAVSAGASSETLGEAGSLGHQGRESGLPQQERK, from the coding sequence GTGATCGATCCCGCCACATTGCCCGCACTCCACGCCAGCCATGGCGGAATCTGGCTGCGCGACGACGGCCGCACCCAGGCGCTGGCCAAGGGACAGGCGATCGCGCGCGCCGCCGAAACGCCGGTGCTGCTGCTCAATGCGCCGCTGACGGGACAAAGGCTCGGCTATCCCGACCTCAATGGCCTCGACCTGCTCGAACTCTGGGCCTTCCTCCACCCTGCCCGATTCCTGGTGCCGACGCCCAAGGGACTGGCGCAGGCGCTGGACCTGCCCGCACCCACCCATGAAGGGGATATTCCCGCGCTGCTGCAACAGGGCGCAACGCTGCTGCTGGCCCGCCTCGCATCGCCCGACTGGCCGGAGCGCGAAGGCGGCTGGACCGCCGCGCAGGCGCTGCACCGGCTGCGCTGGCCCTGGTCGCCGCTGGTCGCGCCGCGCATCGCCCGGCCGAAGGAAGCGGAACGCTGGCTCTTTTCCAAGCTGCCTGAATGGGAGGAGGCGCAGCCCCGTCCCGCCCCCCGCAGCATCACCCTGCCCGAACATCAGGTGCTGGCCCGGCTCGACGCGCTGACCGGAGCGATGGCCGAACCCCGTCCCGGCCAGCGCGCCTATGCCGCCGCCGCGAGCACCGCCTTTCGCCCGCGCCAGCATCGCGACCAGCCCAACATGCTGCTGGCCGAAGCCGGAACCGGCATCGGCAAGACCTTGGGCTATCTCGCCCCCGCCTCGCTCTGGGCGGGAGAGGCGCAGGGGACGGTGTGGGTGTCGACCTACACCAAGGCGCTGCAACGCCAACTCGACCGCGAATCGCTGCGACTCTTCCCCGATCCGGCGGTCGCGGCCAGGCGAGTGGTGGTGCGCAAGGGGCGCGAAAATTATCTCTGCCTGCTCAACCTCGAAGATGCGCTCCAGGGCGGTTTTTCCGGGCGCGCCGCGATCCTGGCGCAATTGGTCGCGCGCTGGGCGGCGTTCAGCAAGGATGGCGACATGGTCGGCGGCGACTTGCCCGGCTGGTTGCCGACGCTGTTCCGCCGCAATGGCTCCACCGCCCTCACCGACCGGCGCGGCGAGTGCATCTATGCCGGCTGCCCGCATTACCGCAAATGCTTCATCGAGCGGTCGGCCCGCGCCAGCGTCGATGCCGACATCGTCATCGCCAACCATGCACTGGTGATGATCAACGCCGCGCGCGGACGGGAAACGGGGCAGCGGCCGCAACGGATCATTTTCGACGAAGGCCATCATCTCTTCGACGCCGCCGATTCGACCTTCTCGGTCGCGCTGTCCGGGCAGGAGGCGATCGAGCTGCGTCGCTGGATCATGGGGCCGGAGGGCGGATCGCGTGGACGCCGCCGGGGCCTGGCCGCGCGCCTGTCCGACATGGCGAGCTATGACGAGGAGGGCGGACAGGCGATCCGCGCGGCGGTGGACGCGGCGCAGGCCTTGCCCGCCGACGACTGGCTGAAGCGCGTGGTGGCGGGCGAACCCTTCGGCCCGCTGGAGGCGCTGCTCGGCGCGGTCCGGGGCACCGTCTACGCTCGCGCCGCAGACGCCGGGGAGGCGGACGCCGGCTATGGACTGGAAACCGAGTTGGCGGAGCCCGACGGCGCGCTGGTGGAAGCCGCGCAGGAGGCCGCGCTGGCTCTCGACGCCCTCGTCAAGCCGCTCGTCCGCCTCGCCCGCCGGCTGGAGGCGGTGATCGAGGATGCGCCCGACTGGCTGGACGGCCCGGCGCGGGCGCGGATCGAGGGTGCGGTCGCCTCGCTGGGCTGGCGACGCGACCTGATCGCCGCCTGGCTGGCGCTGCTCGCCAGGATCGGCGGCCCGGCCGACCCCGATTATGTCGACTGGATGACCGTCGACCGGATCGAGGGGCGCGAGTTCGACATCGGCATCCACCGCCACTGGCTCGACCCGACCCGCCCGCTCGCCGAAACCGTGCTGAAACCGGCACAGGGCGTGATCGTCACCTCCGCGACGCTCAAGGGCGGGGGCGAATGGGACAATGCCGAAAGGCGCAGCGGCGCGCGTCACCTGCCCCATGGCGCGGAGCGGTTCGAGGCGACCAGCCCGTTCGACTATCCGGGCCGCGCGGAGGTGCTGATCGTCACCGACATCAAGCGGGGCGACATCGCCGCGCTGTCGGGTGCCTATGGCCGGCTGATCGAGGCGGCGGGCGGCGGGACGCTGGGCCTGTTCACCGCGATCCGGCGGCTGCGCGCCGTCCACGCCCGCATCGCCGACCGGCTCGCGCGTGGCGGCCTGCCGCTCTACGCCCAGCATGTCGATCCGATGGACACCGGCACACTGGTCGACATCTTCCGCGACGATCCGCGCGCCTCGCTGCTCGGTACCGACGCGTTGAGGGACGGCGTCGACGTGCCGGGCCATTCGCTGCGGCTGGTGGTGATGGAAGGCGTGCCCTGGTCCAAGCCGACCGTCCTGCACGCCGCGCGTCGGCTCGCCGGCGGCGGCAACGCCTATGACGACCGGCTGATCCGGGCGCGGCTCGCCCAAGCCTTCGGTCGCCTGATCCGCCGGGCCGAGGACCGGGGCAGTTTCGTCATCCTGTCGGCCGCCATGCCAAGCCGCCTCTTGACCGCCTTTCCCCCCGGCACGCCGATCCGCCGGCTGACGCTGGACGAGGCGATCATTGCCGTCAGCGCCGGGGCGAGCAGCGAAACGCTTGGCGAAGCCGGTTCGTTAGGGCATCAGGGGCGCGAATCCGGCTTGCCCCAACAGGAGAGAAAATGA
- a CDS encoding GNAT family N-acetyltransferase: MTPIAWRRAEPQDAAALSILGGATFLASFAHDHPGAALVAHIRNAHGEAYYQAALADPAQTVLIGETPLGAPVGYVMMTPPDLPLPTDAARDLEIKRVYLLAGWQGGGHGDRVMALVEEEARRRGAQRLLLAVYPQNERARRFYARHGFVHVGELTFMVGDEPFRDLIYARTL, from the coding sequence ATGACGCCGATCGCCTGGCGACGCGCCGAGCCACAGGACGCCGCCGCGCTGTCGATCCTGGGCGGCGCGACATTCCTCGCCAGCTTCGCGCACGACCATCCGGGCGCCGCCTTGGTCGCCCATATCCGGAACGCGCATGGCGAGGCCTATTATCAGGCCGCGCTCGCCGATCCGGCTCAGACCGTCCTGATCGGGGAAACGCCGCTCGGCGCGCCGGTGGGTTATGTCATGATGACGCCGCCCGACCTGCCGCTGCCGACCGACGCGGCCCGCGACCTGGAGATCAAGCGCGTCTATCTGCTCGCCGGATGGCAGGGCGGAGGCCATGGCGACCGGGTGATGGCGCTGGTAGAGGAAGAAGCGCGGCGTCGCGGCGCGCAGCGGCTACTGCTGGCGGTCTATCCGCAGAATGAGCGCGCCCGGCGCTTCTATGCCCGGCACGGCTTTGTCCATGTCGGCGAGCTGACCTTCATGGTCGGCGACGAGCCGTTCCGGGACCTGATCTACGCCCGGACGCTGTAG
- a CDS encoding 2OG-Fe(II) oxygenase, whose amino-acid sequence MTDMIDDGGIASPARAQFGASVRARLDRNPMVSRIDSPHLDIYGRQNFLSAEECAGLRELIDASARPSSLFSGSANADYRTSHSGNLSPWNPLVESITGRICALTGLPASHGETLQGQRYTEGQEYRVHCDYFPVTADYWQAMRESGGQRTWTAMIYLSPVEAGGETHFPQCEFMVPPVEGMILIWNNMDRDGAPNRFSLHAARPVERGTKYVVTKWFRERPWG is encoded by the coding sequence ATGACCGACATGATCGACGACGGGGGCATCGCCTCGCCCGCCCGCGCGCAATTTGGCGCCAGCGTCCGCGCCCGGCTGGACCGCAATCCGATGGTGAGCCGGATCGATTCGCCGCATCTGGACATCTACGGCCGCCAGAATTTCCTGAGCGCGGAGGAATGCGCCGGCCTGCGCGAACTGATCGACGCCAGCGCCAGGCCGTCGTCGCTCTTTTCCGGCAGCGCCAACGCCGACTATCGCACCAGCCATAGCGGCAATCTCAGCCCGTGGAACCCGCTGGTCGAATCCATCACCGGCCGCATCTGCGCGCTCACCGGCCTGCCCGCCAGCCATGGCGAAACGTTGCAGGGGCAGCGCTATACCGAGGGCCAGGAATATCGGGTCCATTGCGACTATTTCCCGGTGACAGCCGATTATTGGCAGGCCATGCGCGAGAGCGGGGGGCAGCGCACCTGGACGGCGATGATCTACCTCTCGCCCGTCGAGGCGGGGGGAGAGACGCATTTCCCGCAGTGCGAATTCATGGTGCCCCCGGTCGAGGGTATGATCCTGATCTGGAACAATATGGACCGCGACGGCGCACCCAACCGCTTCAGCCTGCACGCGGCGCGCCCGGTCGAACGTGGCACAAAATATGTCGTCACCAAATGGTTTCGCGAACGCCCCTGGGGGTGA
- a CDS encoding biliverdin-producing heme oxygenase — protein sequence MDSHRRVDALFADLPLDSATSYRVFLTAHGRALGAIEPVARPASPRLPLLADDLDALGTALPAPLPAADEAADGYRWGLLYTLEGSRLGGAMLARQVGEGLPSAYLSAVHGKGEWLSFQRALDSAAAEGGEGWLEDAVQGALAAFALFARAGEEARMAGHG from the coding sequence ATGGACAGCCATCGGCGCGTGGATGCGCTGTTCGCGGATTTGCCGCTCGATTCGGCGACAAGCTACCGCGTCTTCCTGACCGCCCATGGCCGTGCGCTCGGTGCGATCGAGCCGGTCGCCCGCCCGGCATCGCCGCGTCTGCCGCTGCTGGCCGACGATCTGGATGCATTGGGAACGGCGTTGCCCGCGCCGTTGCCAGCCGCCGACGAAGCGGCCGACGGCTATCGCTGGGGGCTTCTCTACACGCTCGAAGGATCGCGGCTGGGCGGCGCGATGCTGGCGCGGCAGGTGGGGGAAGGCCTGCCCAGCGCCTATCTCTCCGCCGTTCATGGCAAGGGCGAATGGCTTTCCTTCCAGCGCGCGCTCGACAGCGCTGCGGCGGAAGGCGGCGAAGGCTGGCTGGAGGACGCCGTGCAGGGCGCTCTGGCCGCCTTCGCCCTGTTTGCCAGGGCGGGCGAGGAAGCGCGGATGGCCGGACATGGCTGA
- the ihfA gene encoding integration host factor subunit alpha: MSGTGTLTRADLAESLNRHVGLSRAEAAALVESILDHMSAALERGENVKISSFGTFVLRDKTQRMGRNPKTGVEVPIEPRRVLTFRASQTMRDRVA; the protein is encoded by the coding sequence ATGAGCGGCACTGGGACGTTGACGCGGGCGGACCTCGCGGAGAGCCTGAATCGCCATGTCGGTCTGTCGCGAGCGGAAGCGGCGGCGCTGGTCGAATCCATTCTCGACCATATGTCGGCGGCGCTGGAGCGCGGCGAAAATGTGAAGATATCGAGTTTCGGCACCTTCGTGCTGCGGGACAAGACGCAACGCATGGGCCGCAACCCCAAGACCGGAGTCGAGGTGCCGATCGAGCCGCGCCGGGTGCTGACGTTCCGCGCCAGCCAGACGATGCGCGACCGGGTGGCTTGA
- a CDS encoding RcnB family protein, whose protein sequence is MRKFIILGLLAATVVPGVASAQSYGEARRSERNVREEQRDLRQAQRYGDRHDVREARRDVRDARQEAREDWQDYRRSHRDVYRGGNWRAPFRYTAWNRGAQLRPTYYSSRYYIADPYRYRLPRPGANLRWVRHYNDVLLVNVRTGRVMEVNRGFFW, encoded by the coding sequence ATGCGTAAGTTCATCATTCTGGGTCTGCTGGCCGCCACCGTCGTTCCCGGCGTCGCGTCTGCCCAATCCTATGGCGAGGCGCGCCGCAGCGAACGCAATGTGCGTGAAGAACAGCGCGACCTGCGCCAGGCGCAGCGCTATGGCGACCGCCATGACGTGCGCGAGGCGCGCCGCGATGTCCGCGACGCCCGGCAGGAAGCACGCGAGGACTGGCAGGATTATCGCAGATCGCACCGCGACGTCTATCGCGGCGGCAACTGGCGCGCGCCTTTCCGCTACACCGCCTGGAACCGGGGCGCGCAGTTGCGGCCGACCTATTACAGCTCGCGCTATTATATCGCCGACCCCTATCGCTATCGCCTGCCCCGTCCGGGCGCGAACCTGCGCTGGGTCCGCCACTATAATGACGTGCTGCTGGTCAACGTCCGTACCGGTCGTGTGATGGAGGTGAATCGCGGCTTCTTCTGGTAA